In Croceicoccus sp. Ery15, a genomic segment contains:
- a CDS encoding helix-turn-helix domain-containing protein: protein MRVPEACRYLGIGRSTLYVLISRDEIEIIKMGSATLVLTASLRSLVERLRRPADQVPGTAI from the coding sequence ATGCGCGTACCCGAAGCCTGTCGCTATCTCGGGATCGGACGCAGCACACTCTATGTGCTCATTTCCAGAGACGAGATCGAGATCATCAAGATGGGGAGCGCAACCCTCGTGCTCACAGCCAGCCTGCGCTCGCTGGTTGAGCGGCTACGTCGTCCTGCCGATCAGGTACCGGGGACCGCTATATGA
- a CDS encoding DUF305 domain-containing protein, giving the protein MDTLCPRNLNTYELDHVFWSETRFWMTFVMGGMMMIVMLLFMWGMYKDKTKNLIILGVGALTFAVALWLVRSQATVNDEEYMAAMIPHHSIAVLTSSRAEITDPRVRKLADSIIEAQVKEIAEMKMLIEDIETNGEMGDGTPLPARTTDLTPELLEEAEKALERPVGPDVREEVKLGD; this is encoded by the coding sequence CTGGATACCCTTTGTCCACGAAACCTAAATACGTACGAGCTCGATCACGTATTCTGGAGCGAGACCCGCTTCTGGATGACTTTTGTGATGGGCGGCATGATGATGATCGTAATGCTTCTCTTCATGTGGGGCATGTACAAGGACAAGACCAAGAACTTGATCATCCTGGGCGTCGGTGCCCTGACCTTCGCGGTGGCGCTGTGGCTGGTTCGCAGCCAGGCGACCGTCAACGATGAAGAATACATGGCAGCGATGATCCCGCATCACTCGATCGCCGTTCTGACAAGTTCGCGAGCAGAGATCACCGATCCGCGTGTTCGCAAGCTCGCAGACTCGATCATCGAAGCGCAGGTCAAGGAAATCGCCGAGATGAAGATGCTGATCGAAGACATCGAGACCAATGGTGAGATGGGAGATGGCACCCCTCTCCCGGCACGGACTACCGACCTGACCCCGGAACTCTTGGAGGAGGCCGAAAAAGCGCTCGAGCGCCCTGTAGGGCCGGACGTACGTGAAGAGGTCAAGTTGGGCGACTGA
- a CDS encoding zf-TFIIB domain-containing protein: MSERSSIEIDYCPTCRGVWLDRGELDKIIERSAQPAPSRAPAQPTSPSHDFGNRGSYSSHGHSGRKRKKSFLEELFD, encoded by the coding sequence ATGAGCGAACGTTCGAGCATCGAGATCGACTATTGCCCCACATGTCGGGGCGTCTGGCTCGACCGCGGGGAGCTGGACAAGATCATCGAACGTAGTGCGCAGCCCGCCCCCTCGCGGGCACCGGCACAGCCTACATCTCCTTCGCACGACTTTGGAAATCGCGGAAGTTATTCCTCGCACGGTCATTCAGGGCGCAAGCGCAAGAAGAGCTTCCTTGAGGAACTGTTCGACTGA
- a CDS encoding calcium/sodium antiporter, which translates to MTYLLLLLGLVLLIGGGELLVRSAVRIAEHLGLSPMLIGLTIVGMGTSMPELAASIQAALAGSPGLALGNIVGSNIANLLLILGVAAVIAPFAVPRRVLWRDGGMGLLCIGMLIIAGHTVGLTRAVGMFFVFGIVGYIYLAIRQELAGGEHGAVFDKAMALEEVDPALVPRAESRGSVVLAIVFLLAGMALIIWGGSMLVDAAITISASLGVSDEVIGLTVVAVGTSLPELVTSAIAALKREGEIALGNVLGSNIYNVLFIGGITGMVSPTRIPASILQFDLWVLLCVSALVMAFAFTGKRLSRLEGGFLVAGYAGYTALTAGLWG; encoded by the coding sequence ATGACTTACTTACTGCTTTTACTTGGTCTCGTTCTGCTCATCGGAGGAGGTGAGCTACTTGTGCGAAGCGCCGTTCGCATCGCGGAACATCTCGGCCTCTCACCGATGCTCATCGGCCTGACGATTGTCGGCATGGGAACATCCATGCCTGAATTGGCGGCGAGTATACAGGCAGCCTTGGCTGGCTCGCCTGGGCTGGCCCTTGGCAACATCGTCGGCTCGAACATAGCAAATCTTCTGCTCATCCTCGGTGTAGCAGCTGTGATCGCGCCATTTGCAGTGCCGCGAAGGGTTCTCTGGCGTGATGGCGGAATGGGATTGCTTTGCATCGGCATGCTGATCATTGCTGGCCATACGGTCGGTCTGACCCGAGCCGTCGGAATGTTCTTCGTCTTCGGTATAGTTGGATATATCTATCTTGCCATTCGTCAGGAGCTCGCAGGTGGTGAACACGGAGCTGTCTTCGATAAGGCCATGGCGCTTGAAGAGGTTGACCCCGCGCTTGTCCCGAGGGCGGAATCGCGCGGCTCGGTAGTCCTGGCAATCGTTTTCCTGCTCGCAGGAATGGCTCTGATCATCTGGGGCGGCAGCATGCTCGTCGATGCAGCGATTACCATCTCGGCCAGTTTGGGCGTATCGGACGAAGTGATCGGCCTGACAGTAGTGGCAGTCGGTACATCACTGCCGGAATTGGTGACGTCGGCGATCGCAGCGCTCAAACGCGAAGGCGAGATCGCTCTCGGCAACGTATTGGGTTCGAACATCTACAACGTTCTTTTTATCGGGGGCATAACCGGGATGGTATCGCCGACGCGAATACCTGCGAGCATTTTGCAGTTCGATCTTTGGGTCCTGCTATGTGTATCCGCGCTGGTGATGGCCTTCGCTTTCACAGGCAAACGGCTGTCCAGACTGGAGGGTGGTTTTCTGGTGGCGGGATACGCGGGGTATACTGCATTGACAGCTGGGCTTTGGGGATAG
- a CDS encoding mechanosensitive ion channel domain-containing protein produces MSFELPSTFFNSDVLASACLLLGLLASRMIAGRALLRRDDITEKVARRWTANVRNVLILVAVVGLIMIWAPQLRTFALSLTAVAVAIVVATKELILCLSGAALRTFTRAFSVGDIIEVGTTKGEVLDLNLLATQLREFEGIDGSVVPTGRIVTLPYSLLFSSPAKVLPHSRARIEHAFTMTFEPDVNLFSRVHELRAIAVEALAKTVAAEGNSSSSQVEAERCDIELGTSEIGKYRLRITLLGAREPRRAENAVACAVGAFIESQRTSSSTE; encoded by the coding sequence ATGAGCTTTGAGTTGCCCTCGACATTTTTCAACTCCGATGTGCTGGCGTCTGCCTGTCTGCTCTTGGGTCTCCTCGCCTCACGCATGATCGCTGGCCGCGCCTTGCTGAGGCGCGACGATATAACGGAAAAGGTCGCCCGGCGGTGGACCGCAAACGTGCGCAACGTTCTCATCCTCGTCGCCGTGGTCGGCTTGATCATGATCTGGGCGCCGCAGCTACGAACTTTCGCCCTATCCCTGACAGCGGTGGCAGTCGCGATCGTTGTGGCGACCAAGGAACTGATCTTGTGCCTTTCCGGCGCTGCCCTTCGGACATTCACGAGAGCATTCTCGGTCGGAGACATAATTGAGGTCGGCACAACGAAAGGCGAGGTGCTCGATCTAAACCTGCTTGCAACCCAGCTGAGAGAGTTCGAAGGCATCGATGGTTCAGTTGTGCCAACCGGCCGTATTGTGACCCTACCGTACAGTCTTCTGTTTTCGTCCCCGGCAAAAGTCCTGCCCCACTCTCGCGCACGCATAGAGCATGCATTCACCATGACCTTCGAACCCGACGTCAATCTATTTTCGAGGGTTCACGAACTTCGTGCTATTGCAGTTGAGGCCCTCGCTAAAACCGTCGCAGCCGAGGGTAATAGCTCTTCGAGCCAAGTGGAGGCTGAACGCTGCGACATTGAACTTGGCACCAGCGAGATTGGAAAATATCGTCTTCGAATCACGCTCCTCGGAGCTCGAGAGCCGCGTCGCGCAGAGAACGCGGTCGCCTGTGCAGTCGGCGCCTTCATTGAGTCTCAACGGACTTCTTCCTCTACAGAATAA
- a CDS encoding phosphatase PAP2 family protein, whose product MEKLSALLENTAETIEDADAALVEKVAPSDKAAVQALSLIGEIGDQPPMRALCASIIIFGLIRRDAKLTLAGVRMLTAHTIATKAKNVLKKRVDRVRPDAREGEDDHRVKAGVSASHDETSFPSGHSAGALAVGAAFGRAFPEHKAVAVGSATAIALLQVPRRSHYLSDVIVGSAIGLVCEGVVDRLIRGFGLSGRRRRA is encoded by the coding sequence ATGGAGAAGCTTTCCGCCCTGCTCGAAAATACCGCTGAGACCATCGAAGATGCAGATGCGGCTCTTGTCGAGAAAGTAGCGCCGTCGGACAAAGCTGCTGTCCAAGCGCTCTCCCTGATTGGTGAGATCGGCGATCAGCCGCCCATGCGCGCCCTGTGCGCTTCAATTATCATCTTTGGGCTGATCAGGCGCGATGCGAAGCTGACGCTGGCCGGAGTACGTATGCTTACCGCCCATACGATTGCGACCAAGGCCAAGAATGTTCTGAAGAAGCGCGTCGACCGGGTGCGCCCGGACGCGCGCGAAGGCGAAGACGATCATCGCGTGAAAGCAGGCGTTTCCGCCAGTCATGACGAGACCAGTTTTCCATCGGGGCACTCGGCGGGCGCACTGGCCGTGGGCGCAGCGTTCGGGCGCGCTTTCCCCGAGCATAAGGCTGTCGCCGTGGGATCCGCCACCGCTATAGCGCTCCTGCAAGTGCCGCGCCGCTCTCATTATCTCAGCGATGTGATCGTGGGCTCGGCGATCGGCTTGGTATGCGAAGGTGTAGTAGACCGGCTGATACGCGGCTTTGGCTTATCCGGCAGGCGCCGGCGCGCCTAA
- a CDS encoding universal stress protein, whose translation MMKTILFNAYNDEDYPRRLDLVLDLARYLDGHLTLLNSMPFETTVSAGPYGAAFAAMVPIWREEARNLRKKSEVDLANENVPWDWIEDSGPVSHAMLRRSALTDIIVLGAREPRVGGSLPSYTAGEIALTADCPVLVLPENIERLELDQPALVAWDGSAEASHALRAATPLLKRSKSVFLVTVAMKKKKGAQFDFPPIAGAEYLSRHGIECDMVELQFDGMPVAQTITEAAAARRCGLIVLGAYGRMRITERIFGGVTHDMLSNLSIPLLLRH comes from the coding sequence ATGATGAAAACGATCCTATTCAATGCCTATAACGACGAAGATTACCCACGGCGCTTGGATCTGGTTCTCGATCTGGCCCGATATCTTGATGGCCATCTCACCCTTCTGAACTCGATGCCGTTCGAAACGACTGTTTCAGCCGGTCCCTATGGCGCGGCGTTCGCAGCTATGGTGCCAATTTGGCGTGAGGAAGCACGCAACCTTCGCAAGAAGTCCGAAGTCGATCTCGCAAACGAGAATGTGCCTTGGGACTGGATAGAGGATAGCGGCCCAGTTTCGCATGCCATGCTTCGCCGTTCGGCTTTGACGGATATAATAGTTCTAGGTGCTCGAGAGCCTAGGGTTGGTGGATCGCTACCGTCATACACGGCGGGTGAAATCGCACTGACAGCTGATTGTCCAGTGCTTGTCCTGCCGGAGAACATCGAACGGCTTGAGTTAGACCAGCCAGCCCTTGTCGCTTGGGACGGGTCGGCGGAGGCATCCCACGCGCTGCGTGCAGCCACCCCACTGCTAAAGCGTTCGAAAAGTGTATTCCTGGTCACCGTCGCGATGAAAAAGAAGAAAGGGGCGCAATTCGATTTTCCCCCGATCGCCGGGGCAGAGTACCTCTCTCGGCACGGTATCGAATGCGATATGGTTGAACTTCAATTCGATGGCATGCCAGTGGCGCAGACGATAACAGAAGCCGCGGCCGCGAGAAGATGCGGGCTAATCGTGTTGGGCGCTTATGGCCGCATGCGGATCACTGAACGCATTTTTGGTGGTGTCACCCATGACATGCTTTCGAACTTAAGCATTCCTCTTCTTCTGCGGCATTAA
- a CDS encoding tetratricopeptide repeat protein, protein MGLNLDEQKAVERFREQIVEPSMKSLVILDFWAEWCGPCKALTPTLEKVAADYADKGVVLAKVNVDEEKFIAAQFQVRSIPTVYAMFQGQPVADLTSARTEGQLKQALDQILSQLPVQPQPAGEEEPQQDIAPLIAMGEDVLASGDAERAMGVFAQIVQMAPDNAAANAGLLTAMVNAGHLAEAEAALGELPPELAGDPAIERAKAAIELAKDRPDDGALDDLRKAAAERPADMDAQFEFAQAAFAAGSRDEAAEALLAMVGSDPAWNDGAAKAKLLQIFEAVGLEDPWVAATRRRLSLLLFG, encoded by the coding sequence ATGGGCCTCAACCTCGACGAACAGAAAGCGGTCGAGCGTTTCCGTGAGCAGATCGTCGAGCCTTCGATGAAAAGCCTCGTCATCCTCGACTTCTGGGCCGAATGGTGCGGGCCGTGCAAGGCGCTGACCCCGACGCTGGAAAAGGTTGCCGCCGACTATGCCGACAAGGGCGTGGTCCTGGCGAAGGTGAATGTCGACGAAGAGAAATTCATCGCCGCGCAGTTCCAGGTGCGGTCGATACCTACCGTCTATGCCATGTTTCAGGGCCAGCCCGTCGCCGATCTGACCAGCGCACGCACCGAGGGGCAGTTGAAACAGGCGCTGGACCAGATCCTGTCGCAACTGCCGGTGCAGCCGCAGCCGGCAGGCGAAGAAGAGCCGCAGCAGGACATCGCGCCGCTGATCGCCATGGGTGAGGACGTGCTGGCCAGCGGCGATGCCGAGCGGGCCATGGGCGTGTTCGCGCAGATCGTGCAGATGGCGCCCGACAACGCGGCGGCCAATGCGGGGCTTTTGACGGCGATGGTCAATGCGGGCCATTTGGCCGAGGCAGAGGCTGCGCTGGGCGAATTGCCGCCCGAACTGGCAGGCGATCCCGCCATCGAACGCGCGAAGGCCGCGATCGAACTGGCAAAGGACCGGCCCGACGACGGCGCGCTTGACGATCTGCGCAAGGCCGCCGCCGAACGCCCTGCCGACATGGACGCGCAATTCGAATTCGCGCAGGCGGCCTTTGCCGCCGGTTCACGGGACGAGGCGGCAGAGGCACTGCTGGCGATGGTCGGCAGCGATCCGGCATGGAACGATGGCGCTGCCAAGGCCAAGCTGTTGCAAATTTTCGAGGCGGTCGGTCTGGAAGATCCGTGGGTCGCCGCCACCCGTCGCCGCCTGTCGCTGCTGCTGTTCGGATGA
- a CDS encoding LON peptidase substrate-binding domain-containing protein, translating to MIGREDMGSGLETTRISIFPLSGAILFPGLQLPLHIFEPRYRALIEDSLARDRMIGMIQPHRASEGAPLFDVGCLGRIGEVEALEDGRFNIVLDGVSRFRVIRELEVDTPFRQVRAELLTDDDEIALLPVERAAFEEEAKSFADAQGYSVDWEQVSRLDDMSLINGVAQVAPFDAAAKQALLETGTLGERCNLLVQLMQFFGRHGDDDSVTLQ from the coding sequence ATGATCGGCAGAGAGGACATGGGTTCGGGCCTTGAAACGACGCGTATTTCAATTTTCCCGCTGTCGGGCGCGATCCTGTTTCCCGGGCTGCAATTGCCGCTGCATATTTTCGAGCCGCGTTATCGCGCATTGATCGAGGATTCGCTGGCGCGCGACCGGATGATCGGCATGATCCAGCCGCATCGCGCATCCGAAGGCGCGCCCTTGTTCGATGTCGGCTGCCTTGGCCGGATCGGAGAGGTCGAGGCGCTGGAGGACGGGCGTTTCAACATCGTGCTCGACGGGGTAAGCCGGTTCCGCGTGATCCGCGAGTTGGAAGTGGACACGCCGTTCCGGCAGGTGCGCGCCGAATTGCTGACCGACGATGACGAGATTGCGCTGCTTCCCGTCGAGCGCGCGGCGTTCGAGGAAGAGGCGAAAAGCTTTGCCGATGCGCAGGGCTATTCGGTCGATTGGGAACAGGTGTCGCGGCTGGACGATATGTCGCTGATTAACGGGGTGGCGCAGGTCGCCCCGTTCGATGCCGCCGCGAAACAGGCCTTGCTAGAGACTGGCACCTTGGGAGAGCGGTGCAATCTGCTGGTGCAGCTGATGCAGTTCTTCGGCCGCCACGGCGACGACGATTCGGTCACGCTTCAATAG
- a CDS encoding MarC family protein, with protein sequence MLELFASAFATLFVVIDPPGCAPIYYGLTSDMPARDRRAQAIRATVIASAILLVFALFGEQLLNALHIELDSFRIAGGIMLFLIALEMVFEKRTERRHERADMVKATPEIEDVSVFPMAMPMLAGPGAIASIMLLMARAEGIEQTFVILAALGSVMVLTLAALLASAPLMKLLGQQFEAVITRLLGVLLAALAAQFVINGIEGSLGV encoded by the coding sequence ATGCTCGAACTCTTTGCCTCTGCCTTTGCGACATTGTTCGTGGTGATCGATCCGCCGGGCTGCGCGCCGATCTATTACGGCCTTACCAGCGACATGCCCGCGCGCGACCGCCGCGCGCAGGCGATCCGCGCGACCGTCATCGCCAGTGCAATCCTGCTGGTCTTTGCCCTGTTCGGCGAGCAATTGCTGAACGCGCTGCATATCGAGCTGGATTCGTTCCGCATCGCGGGCGGCATCATGCTGTTCCTGATCGCGCTGGAAATGGTGTTCGAAAAACGCACCGAACGCCGCCATGAACGCGCCGACATGGTCAAAGCCACGCCGGAGATCGAGGATGTGTCGGTTTTTCCCATGGCCATGCCCATGCTGGCGGGGCCGGGGGCAATCGCATCGATCATGCTGCTGATGGCCCGCGCAGAGGGCATCGAACAGACCTTCGTGATCCTTGCCGCGCTGGGATCGGTCATGGTGCTGACGCTGGCGGCGCTGCTTGCCTCTGCCCCGTTGATGAAGCTGCTGGGCCAGCAGTTCGAAGCGGTGATCACGCGGCTGCTGGGCGTGCTGCTGGCGGCACTGGCCGCGCAATTCGTGATCAACGGGATCGAAGGCAGCCTCGGCGTCTGA
- the folD gene encoding bifunctional methylenetetrahydrofolate dehydrogenase/methenyltetrahydrofolate cyclohydrolase FolD — translation MAEIIDGKAFAASLRADVATGVGAFGATAGRAPGLAVVLVGEDPASAVYVRSKHKACVAAGMESFEHRLPANTAEAELLALIDRLNADPAVDGILVQLPLPKHIDELKVIEAIDPDKDVDGFTIGSAGRLATGQDGFVACTPLGCLMLLKDRLGDLSGKSAVIIGRSNIVGKPMAMLLLRESCTVTIAHSRTQDLPAVVRGADIVVAAVGRPEMVKGDWLKAGATVIDVGINRVAAGEGKTKLVGDVDFASAMEVASAVTPVPGGVGPMTIACLLHNTLQAAKRREKIA, via the coding sequence ATGGCCGAGATCATCGACGGCAAGGCATTCGCCGCCAGTCTGCGGGCCGATGTGGCGACGGGCGTGGGCGCGTTTGGCGCCACTGCCGGTCGCGCACCGGGCCTCGCCGTGGTGCTGGTGGGTGAGGATCCCGCCAGCGCGGTCTATGTGCGGTCGAAGCACAAGGCATGTGTCGCGGCGGGCATGGAAAGCTTTGAACACCGCCTGCCCGCCAACACGGCAGAGGCGGAATTGCTGGCGTTGATCGACCGGCTCAATGCCGATCCCGCCGTCGACGGCATTCTGGTGCAATTGCCCCTGCCCAAACATATCGACGAGCTAAAAGTGATCGAGGCGATCGACCCCGACAAGGATGTCGATGGCTTTACCATCGGCAGCGCGGGCCGTCTGGCCACGGGACAGGATGGCTTCGTCGCCTGCACGCCGCTGGGCTGCCTGATGCTGCTGAAAGACAGGCTGGGCGACCTTTCGGGCAAGAGCGCGGTGATCATCGGCCGTTCGAACATCGTGGGCAAGCCGATGGCGATGCTGCTGCTGCGCGAAAGCTGCACCGTGACCATCGCGCATAGCCGTACGCAGGATTTGCCCGCGGTGGTGCGCGGCGCGGATATCGTCGTGGCCGCCGTGGGCCGACCCGAAATGGTCAAGGGCGACTGGCTGAAAGCCGGCGCGACCGTGATCGACGTCGGCATCAACCGCGTAGCTGCCGGGGAAGGCAAGACGAAGCTGGTCGGCGATGTCGATTTTGCCAGCGCGATGGAGGTCGCCTCTGCCGTCACGCCCGTCCCCGGCGGGGTCGGGCCGATGACCATTGCCTGCCTGCTGCACAACACGCTGCAGGCTGCAAAAAGGCGCGAAAAGATTGCGTAA
- a CDS encoding YggT family protein — MLIQILSYLVDIIVVLVIVQFVLSLLIAFNVVNMHNQFVSAIYTALNALLEPMLKPIRKIMPNTGAIDFSPLVLIVGLNVLIMILSAVARSVAVY; from the coding sequence CTGCTCATCCAGATCCTCAGCTATCTGGTCGATATCATCGTCGTTCTGGTGATCGTGCAATTCGTGCTGTCGCTCCTGATCGCCTTTAACGTCGTGAACATGCACAACCAGTTCGTCTCTGCAATCTACACCGCGCTGAACGCGCTGCTGGAACCGATGCTCAAACCGATCCGCAAGATCATGCCCAATACCGGCGCGATCGATTTTTCTCCGCTGGTGCTGATCGTCGGGCTGAACGTGCTGATCATGATTTTAAGCGCGGTAGCCCGTTCGGTGGCGGTTTACTAA
- the argB gene encoding acetylglutamate kinase, translated as MVNPLNPDDKALLAKAKTLVTALPFMKRYAGRTFVIKYGGHAMGDPEAAREFAEDVVLLGAVGINVVVVHGGGPQIGAMLKKLGVESSFIDGLRVTDKQTAEVAEMVLSGAINKELVGWISKAGGRAIGISGKDGGMVTARKVTRSRKVEGSAVEEAVDLGFVGEPEQVDTRIIETSVASGLIPVIAPIGADADGHTYNINADTMAGAVAAALGAARLLLLTDVPGVLDKQGGLLTDLFPDDVQKLVDDGTITGGMIPKLETCVQAVDAGCEAAVVLDGRVPHAMLIEIFTERGAGTIVRSR; from the coding sequence ATGGTCAACCCGCTGAACCCCGACGACAAGGCGCTTCTCGCCAAGGCAAAAACGCTTGTGACGGCCCTGCCGTTCATGAAGCGATATGCCGGTCGCACCTTCGTGATCAAATATGGCGGCCATGCCATGGGCGATCCCGAAGCCGCGCGCGAATTTGCCGAGGATGTCGTGCTGCTGGGCGCGGTGGGCATCAATGTGGTCGTCGTCCACGGTGGCGGGCCGCAGATCGGCGCGATGCTGAAAAAGCTGGGCGTGGAATCGAGCTTTATCGATGGCCTGCGCGTCACCGACAAGCAGACTGCCGAAGTGGCCGAGATGGTCCTGTCGGGCGCGATCAACAAGGAACTTGTTGGCTGGATTTCCAAGGCGGGCGGGCGCGCCATCGGCATTTCGGGCAAGGACGGCGGCATGGTCACCGCCCGCAAGGTCACCCGCAGCCGCAAGGTAGAGGGCAGCGCGGTCGAGGAAGCCGTCGATCTGGGCTTTGTGGGCGAACCCGAACAGGTCGACACGCGTATCATCGAAACATCTGTCGCATCGGGGCTGATCCCCGTGATCGCCCCCATCGGCGCGGATGCCGATGGGCATACCTATAACATCAACGCCGATACCATGGCGGGCGCGGTCGCGGCGGCACTGGGCGCGGCGCGGTTGCTCTTGCTGACCGATGTGCCGGGCGTTCTTGACAAGCAGGGCGGGCTGCTGACCGATTTGTTCCCCGACGATGTGCAGAAACTGGTCGATGACGGCACGATCACCGGCGGCATGATCCCCAAGCTGGAAACCTGCGTGCAGGCGGTGGACGCGGGCTGCGAAGCCGCGGTCGTGCTGGATGGCCGCGTGCCGCACGCCATGCTGATCGAGATTTTCACCGAACGCGGTGCCGGCACCATCGTGCGGAGCCGTTGA